The Teredinibacter sp. KSP-S5-2 genome includes a window with the following:
- the bfr gene encoding bacterioferritin, protein MKGDAKVIEYLNDLLAGELAAIDQYFIHSRMYEDWGLTKLYERIGHEMQDETGHADLLIKRILFLEGKPNMVKRPPLNIGTDVPSMLQSDLDLELQVVADLKEAMAYCEGVQDYQTREILRVMLEDTEEDHAYWLEQQLGLIGKIGLQNYLQSQM, encoded by the coding sequence ATGAAAGGTGACGCCAAAGTCATAGAATACTTGAACGATCTTTTAGCCGGGGAGTTGGCGGCAATTGATCAGTATTTTATTCATTCACGAATGTACGAAGACTGGGGGCTCACAAAATTATACGAGCGTATTGGCCACGAAATGCAAGATGAAACAGGCCACGCTGATTTGTTGATCAAACGTATTCTTTTCCTAGAGGGCAAACCAAACATGGTTAAGCGTCCTCCACTTAATATAGGTACAGATGTACCCTCAATGCTACAGAGTGACCTTGATCTGGAGTTACAAGTTGTGGCCGACTTAAAAGAAGCCATGGCTTATTGCGAAGGCGTTCAGGACTACCAAACCAGAGAAATTCTTCGCGTTATGCTTGAAGATACCGAAGAAGACCACGCTTATTGGTTAGAACAACAGCTTGGTCTGATTGGAAAAATCGGTTTGCAAAACTACCTGCAGTCGCAAATGTAA
- a CDS encoding DASS family sodium-coupled anion symporter — protein MSSTSKSDHKRIISLLSGPAILLFCLIIPPPFEGMPVAAWQVTGLAIMMAVWWTTEAVPIPVTALIPIVLAPLLGTADVKTVTAAFAHPLIYLFLGGFMLSLAMEKCHLHKRIALLALLASGSKPKMQIAGVMIITAFLSMWMSNTATSVMMLPIGLSIIGLVKAQDDGKNPQDTANFSTALLLSIAYSASIGGVGTLIGTPPNALLAAYLSEAYGYQVGFAKWMIIGLPVSLIMLLFCWLWLTQWGYKLSNKGSSNTEAQLKEQIKNLGKMTQAEKYVAIIFVITAVSWMTRPLLAKWSGLQITDTGIAIAAGIILFTIPANMHGKKEYLLDWENTKKLPWGILLLFGGGLSLAGMIKDTGLATYIADAISHNSAMPLIAMALLVTAVVGVLTNFSSNTATAAGFLPLLGPVSMSFGDSPLLLTVPAALAASCAFLTPIATPPNSIVFASGELTIKQMMKTGIVLNVFATILIGTIGLWLIQTFFA, from the coding sequence TTGAGTAGTACATCGAAATCTGATCATAAGCGCATAATCAGCCTGTTATCAGGCCCTGCAATACTGCTTTTTTGTTTGATCATACCACCTCCCTTTGAAGGGATGCCGGTTGCGGCATGGCAAGTGACCGGGTTGGCGATCATGATGGCTGTCTGGTGGACAACCGAAGCCGTGCCCATCCCAGTTACCGCACTCATCCCAATTGTATTAGCTCCGCTCCTGGGTACAGCCGATGTTAAGACTGTAACAGCCGCTTTTGCACACCCTCTGATCTACCTGTTTTTAGGTGGTTTTATGTTGTCTTTGGCGATGGAGAAATGTCACCTGCATAAGCGTATTGCGTTGCTTGCTCTTTTAGCTTCAGGTAGTAAGCCAAAAATGCAAATTGCGGGTGTAATGATCATCACCGCATTCTTAAGTATGTGGATGAGTAACACCGCCACATCCGTGATGATGCTTCCAATCGGTTTATCCATTATCGGTCTGGTAAAAGCTCAAGACGATGGCAAGAACCCACAAGATACCGCCAATTTCAGCACTGCACTTCTCCTATCTATTGCTTACTCAGCCAGTATCGGCGGTGTTGGTACTTTGATTGGTACACCACCAAACGCGCTACTCGCAGCCTACCTGTCTGAAGCTTATGGTTACCAAGTCGGCTTCGCCAAGTGGATGATTATTGGTCTTCCTGTTAGCTTGATCATGCTTCTTTTCTGCTGGTTATGGCTAACTCAATGGGGTTACAAGCTATCCAATAAAGGTTCTTCCAATACTGAAGCGCAGCTAAAAGAACAAATTAAAAACCTTGGGAAAATGACCCAAGCAGAAAAGTACGTAGCTATTATCTTCGTTATAACTGCCGTTTCCTGGATGACTCGACCACTTCTTGCCAAATGGTCAGGCCTGCAAATTACTGACACAGGTATCGCCATTGCCGCTGGTATCATCCTATTTACCATCCCTGCCAACATGCATGGCAAGAAAGAGTATCTACTGGACTGGGAAAACACCAAGAAGCTTCCTTGGGGTATTTTGCTTCTCTTCGGTGGCGGTCTGTCTCTCGCAGGTATGATCAAAGATACTGGACTGGCTACTTATATTGCTGACGCCATCAGCCATAACTCTGCAATGCCGCTGATTGCCATGGCGCTGTTAGTCACCGCTGTAGTAGGTGTACTTACCAACTTCAGTAGTAATACCGCTACCGCCGCTGGTTTCCTTCCTCTATTAGGCCCAGTATCAATGAGTTTTGGCGATAGCCCACTACTATTGACAGTTCCAGCAGCCCTTGCAGCAAGCTGCGCATTCTTAACCCCTATTGCGACGCCCCCCAACAGCATTGTTTTCGCCTCGGGTGAGCTGACCATTAAGCAAATGATGAAAACAGGTATCGTCCTGAACGTGTTTGCAACCATACTCATTGGCACAATCGGGCTTTGGTTAATCCAAACATTCTTTGCTTAA
- a CDS encoding LacI family DNA-binding transcriptional regulator, giving the protein MSRPTIEDVAKLAGVSIKTVSRVVNNETGVRETTREKVSGAIAELGYSPNLSARRLAGKRSFLLALLYDNPSASYVTNVQEGALSVCRSSGYDLLIHPCDFRDEALEYDIIRLVKDKNIDGLILTPPLSDKQNLIDRLEEASIQFVLIAPASIRPGQISVRTTDKPAAEELTQSLIDKGHQLIGFVTGLADHKAVAHRYQGYLNALSKNGLSSKLDWVVQGDLSFESGVEAAAQLLAQPNPVTAIFASNDDMAAGVIFYAHQNKVRVPEDLSVVGFDDIPLAQRIWPALTTIKQPIFDMAEQATLLLLKQIRGEPIQQHQIVIPTKIVQRDSVGVKGE; this is encoded by the coding sequence TTGTCCAGACCCACCATAGAAGACGTGGCCAAACTTGCCGGAGTCTCCATAAAAACGGTATCCCGCGTGGTCAACAACGAGACCGGCGTCCGTGAAACCACGCGAGAAAAAGTATCGGGTGCTATTGCCGAGCTTGGTTATAGCCCTAACCTGTCTGCCAGACGTTTGGCAGGAAAACGTTCTTTTCTTTTAGCTCTGCTCTATGACAACCCCAGCGCCAGTTATGTAACCAATGTGCAGGAAGGGGCTTTGTCTGTTTGTCGATCTTCCGGCTATGACCTGCTCATTCACCCCTGCGATTTCAGAGATGAAGCGCTTGAATACGACATCATCCGATTGGTCAAAGACAAAAATATTGACGGCCTGATTTTGACCCCGCCTTTATCGGACAAACAAAACCTGATTGATAGGTTAGAAGAGGCCTCGATTCAATTTGTCTTGATCGCACCGGCTTCTATTCGTCCGGGTCAAATATCTGTTCGGACAACGGACAAGCCCGCAGCTGAAGAACTGACTCAGAGCCTGATTGATAAGGGGCATCAACTGATTGGTTTTGTTACCGGGCTGGCGGACCATAAGGCGGTCGCACATCGTTATCAGGGCTACCTCAATGCGCTATCGAAAAATGGCTTGTCGTCGAAGCTCGATTGGGTTGTTCAGGGGGATCTTTCATTTGAATCCGGTGTTGAGGCCGCGGCCCAGCTGTTAGCGCAGCCGAACCCTGTCACCGCAATTTTTGCCAGCAACGATGATATGGCAGCAGGTGTTATTTTTTATGCACATCAGAACAAGGTTCGTGTGCCCGAAGATTTATCTGTTGTTGGCTTTGACGATATTCCATTGGCACAACGAATATGGCCGGCACTGACCACTATCAAGCAACCAATATTCGACATGGCGGAACAAGCGACTTTGCTACTCTTAAAACAAATTCGTGGCGAGCCAATACAGCAACACCAAATTGTCATACCAACCAAAATAGTCCAACGAGACTCTGTGGGTGTTAAGGGTGAATAA
- a CDS encoding DUF2288 domain-containing protein, with protein MQNSSTKSETLLAKLNAETAKISWRELQRFFASGKAIYVDSTLDLIHTASLMVEDDTAQLKPLMDAQQFAPVSDQQAEIWYEQDENLWAVVVSPWVLVQEQKK; from the coding sequence ATGCAAAATTCATCAACGAAATCGGAAACGCTTCTTGCTAAGCTAAATGCCGAAACGGCAAAAATTTCCTGGCGAGAGTTACAACGCTTTTTTGCTTCAGGCAAAGCTATTTATGTCGATTCAACCCTAGACTTAATACATACAGCCAGCCTAATGGTGGAAGACGATACGGCGCAACTGAAACCATTAATGGATGCACAGCAATTTGCACCAGTCTCCGATCAGCAGGCAGAAATATGGTACGAACAAGACGAAAATTTATGGGCCGTTGTCGTATCCCCCTGGGTTCTGGTTCAGGAACAAAAAAAATAG
- a CDS encoding protein tyrosine phosphatase family protein, producing the protein MQLTDIINFQKVNARIATSGQPSPSQFEQIAQNGYGLVINLAMPDSDNALPNEGALVSSLGLKYIHIPIKWDNPQVSDLEYFCKVMNASAEQKIWVHCALNMRASCFVFLYQTLELGIESKYAKAPLETIWQPQNDKVWGSFMSAVTLSKLSSSSANLSPVT; encoded by the coding sequence ATGCAACTTACGGATATCATCAATTTTCAGAAAGTGAATGCACGGATCGCAACATCCGGTCAGCCATCCCCATCACAATTTGAACAGATTGCTCAAAATGGTTACGGCTTGGTGATTAACCTAGCTATGCCCGATAGCGATAACGCCCTACCTAATGAAGGGGCTCTGGTATCCTCCCTCGGGTTGAAATACATTCATATTCCTATCAAGTGGGACAACCCGCAGGTTTCAGACCTGGAATACTTCTGTAAGGTAATGAATGCCTCAGCCGAACAAAAAATTTGGGTACATTGTGCGTTGAATATGCGCGCTTCATGTTTTGTGTTTTTATATCAGACTTTAGAATTAGGCATCGAGAGTAAATATGCGAAAGCGCCTTTGGAAACCATTTGGCAACCCCAGAACGACAAAGTCTGGGGCAGTTTTATGAGTGCCGTAACATTGAGCAAATTATCATCATCTTCAGCTAACCTGTCGCCTGTCACATAG
- the fucP gene encoding L-fucose:H+ symporter permease, giving the protein MNTTTPQRNPYLIPLVIVTALFFMWGALTALNDVLIPHLKGVFELNYTQAMLVQFCFFSAYFVVSIPAGQLISHIGYQRGIVCGLTVAALGCLLFYPAASSEIYWVFLLALFVLASGITVLQVSANPYVTTLGAPETSASRLVLTQSFNSLGTTIAPALGSFLILANGNKTPEEIAALSSTALEAYKTSEAQAVQGPYLMLAATLFIMAVIFAVIKLPAITHALQKTHTGVLQNFKETLWKFPNLRLGTIGIFVYVGAEVSIGSILVSYFSQDSIAGMTEESAGYYVSLYWMFAMIGRFIGAAVMLRIKPAYALAFNSITAIALLLMTTTSSGSFAMWTILLVGLCNSIMFPTIFSIAVSGLGEHTSHGSGILCMAIVGGAIIPVIFGVFADSIGIQMAFLLPALCYAYIAYYGLQSIKNI; this is encoded by the coding sequence ATGAATACAACGACCCCACAGCGCAACCCCTACCTCATTCCTTTAGTCATCGTTACCGCCCTGTTTTTTATGTGGGGAGCCCTGACCGCTTTGAATGATGTACTTATCCCTCACCTGAAAGGGGTATTCGAACTCAATTACACCCAGGCTATGCTGGTGCAATTTTGCTTCTTCAGCGCCTACTTCGTAGTTTCCATACCCGCCGGGCAGCTTATCAGTCACATCGGGTACCAACGGGGGATTGTCTGCGGTCTCACAGTGGCGGCATTGGGCTGCCTGCTGTTCTATCCCGCGGCATCCAGCGAAATATACTGGGTGTTTTTGTTAGCCCTGTTTGTCCTTGCCTCCGGCATCACGGTATTGCAGGTCTCAGCCAACCCTTATGTCACAACCCTTGGCGCTCCCGAAACGTCTGCTAGTCGCTTGGTGCTGACACAATCGTTTAACTCACTCGGTACAACAATAGCCCCAGCTCTGGGCAGTTTTTTGATTCTGGCAAACGGCAACAAAACCCCCGAGGAAATTGCGGCACTCAGCAGTACCGCACTGGAAGCCTATAAAACGTCGGAAGCACAGGCCGTACAAGGCCCCTACCTGATGCTGGCAGCAACACTATTCATTATGGCCGTGATATTTGCCGTTATTAAGCTCCCGGCAATCACTCATGCACTGCAGAAAACACACACCGGCGTGCTGCAAAACTTTAAAGAAACCCTATGGAAATTCCCGAACCTTAGACTCGGAACCATCGGCATATTTGTTTACGTGGGAGCAGAAGTTAGCATCGGCAGTATTTTGGTCAGTTATTTCTCACAGGACAGCATTGCGGGAATGACAGAAGAAAGTGCGGGCTATTATGTGTCCCTATATTGGATGTTTGCCATGATTGGTCGATTCATTGGCGCGGCAGTAATGTTGAGAATAAAACCTGCGTATGCACTGGCATTTAACAGTATTACCGCCATTGCCCTGCTGCTAATGACCACGACCTCTTCAGGTAGTTTTGCTATGTGGACAATCCTGCTTGTTGGCCTGTGTAATTCAATTATGTTCCCAACCATATTCAGTATTGCGGTGTCTGGGCTTGGGGAACACACCAGCCACGGTTCCGGTATTTTATGTATGGCGATAGTGGGTGGTGCCATTATTCCAGTAATATTTGGTGTATTTGCCGACTCGATTGGCATACAAATGGCGTTCCTGCTCCCGGCCTTATGCTACGCCTATATCGCATACTACGGTTTACAAAGCATTAAAAATATCTGA